The stretch of DNA acaagGGGGCAAGGAGACAGGAGACAAGGGGGCAAGGAGACAGGAGACAAGGGGGcaaggagacagggagacaagGGGGCAAGGAGACAGGGgacaaggaggcaaggagacagGAGACAAGTGGGCAAGGGGACagggagacaaagaagaaatgaTGAGAGGAGATGAGACAAGGAGAAGAcacaaggagaggaggcaaggaaaGACGAGACAAGGAtacaaggagaggagatgaagacataaggagaggagacaaggaggaggaggagacagattctgtcttcattttaaaggtgcagtctgtctgtttttctgatttttaactCACATGGTCAATCTTCCGCAGGATCTCGATCTCCCTCTGCGCGTTACGAGTCGCTGTCTGTCATTGgacaaaacacagcacatgGTCACCGTCCCCGGCCTGCTATTGGACAGAAGCATTTGTCCAGAGGACCAGGTTCAGATTAGCGGATGTGACACGCTCTGACAGCGCTCATATGAGAGGGGCGGGGCTTGTAAGAAACATCACTTCAACTCCCGGTCCCCATTTTATGAGCAAATTAAaagtcttttttcttgttattttctcattttaaatggaaagtagatccggcaggtagcgtctgcaggaaacatCCACATGGTAACCTTACGCCAGGAAGAAAGAACCTCATAGTTctttcacaaataaatgaaattacacagaaaaagaatgggaaccaggtgctgctgctggtctcTGAGCTCAGACTGGGATTATATTCTGGGAGCTGTTCGATcagcagccccccccccccttcattTCTAccacaaactgagaaaaatcaGTATTTCAAGAAAGCAGCAGCTTGAATGGTGCCGCTCCCCAACCAACCAGCTCATGAGGCAAAACCTctcggccaatcagagaggGGACGGGGGCCGGATGACTGACAGGTGACTCACCCCCTCTGACGGGAAGTTCTTCTTGTAAATGATTTTGACGGCGACCTTCCGGCAGGTCGCCCTCTCAAACGCCAGCATGACCTcgccacacacacctctacaacacacacacacacacacacacacacacacacacacacacacacatcagagacaGTCCATGCAGAAGGACAtgcagcaggtggcgctgcagCAGTCAAGTCCTTCTTACAGGTTCATGCATCTGGAATTTAACTTCTGGCCGAGCAGCAGCGACTCACGTGCCGATCCTGCGGGACACCAGATATTTGTCCTCGAAGTCTTTGGGGAAACTGCTCTGCTTGTCTGTCATCAGGtcaatgaacacaaacactgcagacagacaggcagacagagagagagagagacaggcaggcagggagacagatgtATAAAGAACACATCACATTATGGAAGCAGTTGAACAAACCTAATAAATCAGGTTCTATGTAGAACACAAACAGCAGTGTGTCCTCTGGGTTCTGCACTGCCACATGAAGGCCACACGGCACCTGATGGCTTCAGCAGCTTTTCTTTGGAAAGAAAAGGCTTGtatcttttaaaaatgccgTAATTTAAATTTCATACCCCAGCATCTacttctgcatgtgtgtctgtttcagtTTCTGCATTTGCTTCTGTTTCTATTTCAGTTTCTACTTCagcatctgtgtctgtttctgcaTCTGCTTCCTACTTGTAGCTGCTGGGGAGCTTCTTAAGTGTAAAGCCTCACATGTGGCAGTAAGAGGTGGATCTATGTGTCATCGCGGAGGAACGACATGCTGGTTGGGGAGGCGGGGCTGACCTTGGTTGCGCTCCTCAGCCAATGAGAGCACAGCGTTGTTGACCAGTGGAAGCACCTTCTTTCGTCCAATCAGCTTCCCATCTACAAACGTCCCGTTGTTACTGAGGTCCTCCACATAGGCTATGGTGccctcctgagagagagacagggagagagagagacactgagagagaggctgagagagactGTATTGATTtctaataatattttttttttttatcagaaatcAAATCATCCTGTGGAACAGAAACAGCAGATAATCTGACAAACGCCTGTTTGATGTATTTGGTTCAGTGTGAGGTTTCCAGGCgagcggcgtgtgtgtgtgtgtgtgtgtgtcgtccaGCAGCTGGACTAACGGCAGccacagccagcagggggcgctctcACTCTGTAAAGCCTGAAGTGTTTCTTGCTGTACTGTTGGATTCGCTTTCGGTCACTGCTCGCCCCAAACACGTAGTGGCAGCTGGACTCCCGGCCAAACAGATActcctcctccacacagtctgcacgcacacacacacacacacacacacacacacacacgcgtgcacacacacacacacacacacacacacacacacacacacacacacacacacagagagcgtAAACATTACGTTGGCAGGGTGGGGACATTACGTTAGCAGGGTTAGCGTTAGCAGGGTACTGGCCGTGTGCTCTGAAGCCCTGCTTCATGGGCAGCAGGCGGCCCCAGGGCTGCGGCTGCGGCTCCTCCGGGACAGACGACAGCGGGACGGGGAGGGTGTCAACGCTGCTCAGCGTCCCGGAGCCGCTGGACGACTGGCTGGCTGAGGTGGGCCCGCTGGACGAGCTGGAGCCCccctgggactgggactgggactgggactgggactgggactgggagcGAGCCTGGGACGGGGACAGGGTGGAGCCCTGGGAGGACTGGGAGCACTGGGGCTGCTCCTCATTTGGGATCTCTTCAGACATTCTGCAGCTGCAGGAGCACAAACATTCAACTGGATCACACTACAtctaattacattttattatcaCAGCTGTGACAGGTCCTTGGCCCTGTGTGGACCAgggacctgtctgtctgtctcaggctGTCCCTGGGTGCTGAGCGACAGGTCTAACTGGGGGAGTGGTTGGCACCTGGGATGGGGTATAAATTGGGCTCTAACAGTTattctctgtcttctccttcaGGTTTGGTTCAGGTGGTTGCTTTCttcatacatccacacacaccacactccaCTGACCACTGACTGAACATTTATTTACCCCTTTGCAAACTTTCGTTTTGCATAATTATTTGATTTACTTCATGAAATAAACGTAATGCTTGTTTTGAAGCCGTGTGTGGGCTCCACTTTGTCAAGTCCTTAGTGCAAGGTCATGACACAGTTAATACAAAACAATTAATGATATTCATTTATACTTCATCATACTGATTCAATTACATCagccccaccacacacacacacacacacacacacacacacacacacacacacacacacacacacacacacacacacacacacacacacacacacactttatctaGATAAAGCCTCTTCTGATCAGTTCAGAAAGGGATCTGTACAATATGCTGTACTAGGCGGGATTTTTTCCAAACCCGTATTCAGCAGACACCCGCcccttctctgcctctgattggctaaccctgACCAtaaccccaccccccatctCGATCTTAACCAACCGAGTTCGCGGAGTGCGGGTGTTGCCCCGCCcaccagctg from Myripristis murdjan chromosome 9, fMyrMur1.1, whole genome shotgun sequence encodes:
- the chek2 gene encoding serine/threonine-protein kinase Chk2, with translation MSEEIPNEEQPQCSQSSQGSTLSPSQARSQSQSQSQSQSQSQGGSSSSSGPTSASQSSSGSGTLSSVDTLPVPLSSVPEEPQPQPWGRLLPMKQGFRAHDCVEEEYLFGRESSCHYVFGASSDRKRIQQYSKKHFRLYREGTIAYVEDLSNNGTFVDGKLIGRKKVLPLVNNAVLSLAEERNQVFVFIDLMTDKQSSFPKDFEDKYLVSRRIGTGVCGEVMLAFERATCRKVAVKIIYKKNFPSEGTATRNAQREIEILRKIDHPCLIRTEDFYQTDDCYYIVLELMEGGELFYRVKSQQQLKEGVAKLYFYQMLRAVEYLHRNGIIHRDLKPDNILLGSQDDICLVKVTDFNQSRILEEAALMRTLCGTPSYLAPEVFTHAVTTGYGIAVDAWSLGVLLFVCLGGYPPFHENFGKGSVRDQIVQGEFIMLQSKWRHVSNQAKDMVRKLLVVDPSQRMTIEEALQHPWLQDPVMLEQAHSLMYPAAAAADASAMQPPPQEVSRRKRRRDDEDEDHPAKRSQAPPPAQP